The following are from one region of the Alteribacter lacisalsi genome:
- the dusB gene encoding tRNA dihydrouridine synthase DusB: MLTIGGITMKNQVVLAPMAGVCNPAFRLIAKDFGTGLVCAEMVSDKAILHKNERSLQMLYVDEREKPLSLQIFGGDKETLVEAAKVVDKQTNADIIDINMGCPVPKITKCDAGARWLLDPERIYDMISYVTDAVDKPVTVKMRIGWDEDRIFAVENALAVERGGGAAVSVHGRTRVQMYEGDANWDIIKDVKDAVKIPVIGNGDVKTPEDARRMLDSSGVDGVMIGRAALGNPWMLYRTIHYLETGENIPEPSTREKMDVAILHMDRLIDLKGENVAVREMRKHGAWYIKGLRGASRMRDKINQATTRDALAEALDGVVEAVAEKEAEQKANQAAG; this comes from the coding sequence ATGCTTACAATCGGCGGTATTACAATGAAAAATCAAGTTGTGCTCGCCCCAATGGCAGGTGTCTGCAACCCGGCATTCCGTCTGATCGCAAAAGATTTTGGTACAGGTCTTGTCTGTGCCGAGATGGTAAGTGATAAGGCGATCCTCCATAAAAATGAGCGGTCTCTGCAAATGCTCTATGTTGACGAACGGGAAAAACCGCTCAGTCTCCAGATTTTCGGCGGTGATAAGGAAACGCTCGTGGAAGCAGCCAAAGTAGTAGACAAACAGACAAACGCCGATATTATCGATATCAACATGGGCTGCCCCGTACCGAAAATCACGAAATGTGATGCCGGTGCACGCTGGCTGCTCGATCCTGAACGGATTTATGACATGATTTCCTATGTTACGGATGCCGTGGATAAGCCGGTTACTGTTAAAATGCGCATCGGCTGGGACGAAGACCGCATCTTCGCTGTGGAAAATGCCCTTGCCGTTGAGCGAGGGGGCGGCGCGGCCGTTTCTGTTCACGGGCGTACACGCGTGCAGATGTATGAAGGAGACGCCAACTGGGATATCATTAAGGATGTTAAAGACGCCGTTAAAATTCCGGTTATCGGGAACGGGGACGTGAAAACACCGGAAGATGCCCGCCGTATGCTGGATTCTTCAGGTGTCGACGGCGTGATGATTGGCCGTGCAGCACTTGGAAACCCGTGGATGCTTTACCGGACGATTCATTATCTTGAAACAGGTGAAAACATTCCGGAACCTAGTACGAGAGAAAAGATGGATGTGGCCATTCTTCACATGGACCGCCTGATTGACCTGAAGGGTGAAAATGTGGCTGTGCGGGAAATGCGCAAACACGGAGCCTGGTATATTAAAGGGCTGCGGGGCGCTTCCCGCATGCGTGACAAAATCAACCAGGCAACAACACGGGACGCTCTTGCCGAAGCCCTTGACGGAGTAGTGGAAGCTGTTGCGGAGAAGGAAGCGGAACAAAAAGCGAATCAGGCCGCAGGATAG
- a CDS encoding helix-turn-helix domain-containing protein, whose protein sequence is MEEIIWGRRIRAFRKLKGYTQEGFAKELEISVSVLGEIERGNRKPSEELIASVARTLDVTIEELTSIN, encoded by the coding sequence ATGGAAGAAATCATCTGGGGCCGACGAATCCGCGCCTTTCGGAAACTGAAGGGGTATACTCAGGAAGGATTTGCGAAAGAACTGGAAATCTCTGTGTCCGTTTTAGGTGAAATTGAGCGGGGCAACCGTAAACCGTCCGAAGAGCTGATTGCTTCTGTCGCCCGCACACTGGACGTTACGATTGAAGAACTGACTTCAATCAACTAA
- the folK gene encoding 2-amino-4-hydroxy-6-hydroxymethyldihydropteridine diphosphokinase → MKENRKAWIGIGSNIGDRLSHISSAVDELKKNPEITFEKISSIYETDPVGYTDQNPFLNAVFRIDTSLSPLGLLDVLQKTEHGLGREREIRWGPRTIDLDILMYNDENIELERLIVPHPRMQERSFVLIPLKEIEPDLRLPGGTHIDTCLHDLSDKEGVRKWKKSSGADESAPFGN, encoded by the coding sequence ATGAAGGAAAACCGCAAAGCCTGGATTGGCATCGGCTCCAATATCGGTGACCGCCTCAGTCACATTAGTTCCGCTGTTGATGAACTGAAGAAGAACCCTGAAATTACCTTCGAGAAAATCTCTTCCATTTATGAAACTGATCCGGTTGGCTACACTGATCAGAATCCGTTTTTAAACGCTGTATTCCGCATTGATACATCCCTTTCACCGCTGGGTCTGCTTGATGTTCTGCAGAAAACGGAACACGGACTGGGACGTGAAAGAGAGATCCGCTGGGGCCCTCGTACGATTGACCTTGACATTTTAATGTATAATGATGAAAATATAGAGTTGGAACGTTTAATTGTCCCTCATCCGCGGATGCAGGAACGCAGCTTTGTCCTGATCCCTCTAAAGGAGATCGAACCGGACCTGCGGCTGCCAGGCGGAACTCATATTGATACCTGTTTACACGATTTATCAGATAAAGAGGGTGTGCGAAAATGGAAGAAATCATCTGGGGCCGACGAATCCGCGCCTTTCGGAAACTGA
- the folB gene encoding dihydroneopterin aldolase: MDKIYVTGMAFWAYHGVFEEENKLGQRWYADVTLEMDTRPAGENDDLDATVNYAEVYERVKEVMEDEQVKLVETLCERIAARLLSSFEVAEACTVKVIKPDPPIPGHYESVAVEIRRTRNR; the protein is encoded by the coding sequence ATGGATAAAATTTATGTAACCGGAATGGCGTTCTGGGCTTACCACGGTGTTTTTGAAGAGGAGAACAAGCTTGGGCAGCGGTGGTATGCAGATGTGACGCTCGAAATGGATACCCGTCCTGCGGGGGAAAACGACGACCTTGATGCTACGGTGAACTATGCAGAAGTGTACGAACGGGTAAAAGAAGTGATGGAAGACGAGCAGGTTAAGCTTGTGGAAACCCTCTGCGAACGAATTGCCGCACGGCTTTTATCTTCATTTGAGGTGGCAGAGGCATGTACGGTAAAAGTGATCAAACCGGATCCTCCGATACCGGGCCACTACGAAAGTGTGGCTGTTGAAATCAGAAGGACCCGTAATCGATGA